The Desulfosporosinus acidiphilus SJ4 genome has a window encoding:
- a CDS encoding NUDIX hydrolase, with protein MELLAKPGVGGIIEHTLNGVNYILLQKRYKDDAPLESGMIEIPAGKIREFENIFDCLRREVFEETGLEVIEIEGEYESILVEMNGYKVVNYQPFACSQNIMGEYPIMVQTFICRVQGKIISQSNETKNVRWVSLDTLKEMLLNQEDRFYPMHITTLRKYITYMELRSKRDS; from the coding sequence ATGGAATTATTAGCCAAACCCGGTGTCGGTGGAATCATTGAACACACTTTGAATGGAGTAAATTATATTTTGCTTCAAAAGCGATATAAAGACGATGCTCCATTAGAATCAGGGATGATAGAAATTCCGGCTGGGAAGATTCGTGAATTCGAAAACATTTTTGATTGTTTAAGACGAGAAGTATTTGAAGAAACTGGCCTTGAGGTAATAGAGATTGAAGGGGAATATGAATCCATTCTCGTAGAAATGAATGGATATAAAGTAGTGAACTATCAACCTTTTGCGTGTTCTCAAAATATTATGGGTGAATATCCGATAATGGTACAGACATTTATATGTAGAGTGCAAGGTAAAATTATCTCTCAAAGTAATGAAACAAAAAATGTTCGCTGGGTTTCTCTGGATACCCTGAAAGAAATGCTATTGAATCAAGAGGATAGATTTTATCCTATGCATATAACAACTTTAAGGAAATACATAACTTACATGGAATTGCGGAGTAAAAGGGATAGTTAA
- a CDS encoding sugar phosphate isomerase/epimerase family protein — protein sequence MINIYDWFGYELPIKERYQLIKEAGFDGVLLWWSEHLGRNDYRNGPKIVRDAGLFIENIHTPFQIQDNIWLDNLDGESAINCYLQCVADCAEFEIPTMVVHLPDEGKPHNALGLDRIKRIAEKAEKLGVNIALENVQNLTNLADMLEQVDSLRIGFCYDCAHHYRHYPGDDLLSMYGSRMMALHLHDNCGSHTHRLPFDGTLDWSTIMKKITETGYSGATSIEAMNWDYKDLTAGEFLHKAFERAKRLAALRFNNQ from the coding sequence ATGATTAATATTTATGATTGGTTTGGCTATGAATTGCCGATTAAGGAACGTTATCAGTTAATAAAAGAAGCGGGATTTGATGGCGTTTTACTATGGTGGAGTGAACACCTTGGTCGGAACGATTACAGAAACGGGCCGAAAATTGTACGCGATGCGGGTCTTTTTATAGAAAATATCCACACTCCATTCCAAATCCAAGACAACATCTGGCTGGACAATCTTGACGGCGAATCAGCAATCAATTGCTATTTGCAATGCGTTGCAGATTGCGCCGAATTTGAGATTCCGACAATGGTGGTACACCTGCCCGACGAAGGCAAGCCTCACAACGCATTGGGACTGGATAGAATCAAGAGAATCGCTGAAAAAGCGGAAAAGCTTGGGGTCAATATTGCGTTGGAGAATGTACAGAACCTTACCAATTTAGCGGATATGCTGGAGCAAGTGGATTCCCTTCGTATCGGATTTTGTTATGACTGCGCACATCACTATCGCCACTATCCGGGCGATGATTTATTATCCATGTACGGTTCCAGGATGATGGCCCTACATTTACATGATAATTGTGGAAGTCATACCCACCGGTTACCCTTTGACGGTACGCTTGATTGGTCTACAATCATGAAAAAAATTACGGAAACGGGTTACTCAGGTGCGACTTCAATAGAGGCCATGAATTGGGATTATAAGGATCTAACGGCAGGGGAATTTTTACATAAAGCGTTTGAACGAGCGAAAAGGCTGGCAGCATTAAGATTCAATAATCAATAA
- a CDS encoding AraC family transcriptional regulator, with the protein MDIALKYGYDSSDAFTRAFKKLHSVTPNAVRENSVQLKAFPRIFFQITIKGDVEKWSIVLRKLILWCGLLENGKV; encoded by the coding sequence ATTGATATTGCATTGAAATATGGTTATGACTCATCTGACGCTTTTACAAGGGCATTTAAGAAATTACATAGTGTTACGCCCAATGCCGTCAGAGAGAATAGTGTGCAGTTAAAAGCCTTTCCTCGAATCTTCTTTCAAATTACAATAAAAGGGGATGTTGAGAAATGGAGTATCGTATTGAGAAAATTGATTTTGTGGTGCGGTTTGTTGGAAAACGGCAAGGTGTGA
- a CDS encoding GyrI-like domain-containing protein: MEYRIEKIDFVVRFVGKRQGVKTSCAFKEIPALWRKSNKDGFKQELIDMSWVNPKCKLESLVGICGKEAAIMDEKFDYFMGVRYDSEVPDGMEELIISPCLYAVFPNVVDAWKRLYSEWLPASGYELADQPCIEHFLGPGHKIKHELWVPIVEK; encoded by the coding sequence ATGGAGTATCGTATTGAGAAAATTGATTTTGTGGTGCGGTTTGTTGGAAAACGGCAAGGTGTGAAAACTTCTTGTGCATTCAAGGAGATTCCTGCCTTGTGGAGAAAATCCAATAAGGATGGCTTCAAGCAAGAATTGATTGACATGTCTTGGGTAAATCCGAAATGCAAGCTTGAGAGCCTTGTAGGTATTTGTGGCAAAGAGGCGGCAATCATGGATGAGAAATTTGATTACTTTATGGGAGTACGATATGACTCTGAAGTACCTGATGGTATGGAGGAACTAATAATTTCACCATGCTTATATGCCGTATTCCCTAATGTTGTTGATGCTTGGAAAAGGCTATATTCAGAATGGCTCCCTGCATCAGGTTATGAACTTGCAGACCAACCTTGTATTGAGCATTTTCTCGGACCAGGACATAAAATCAAACATGAGTTGTGGGTGCCAATCGTTGAAAAATAA